A window of Oncorhynchus nerka isolate Pitt River linkage group LG4, Oner_Uvic_2.0, whole genome shotgun sequence contains these coding sequences:
- the LOC115121040 gene encoding betaine--homocysteine S-methyltransferase 1-like — MAPAGAKRNILERLDAGEIVIGDGGFVFALEKRGYVKAGPWTPEAAAEHPEAVRQLHREFLRSGSNVMQTFTFYASDDKLENRGNAQRFTGAQINEAACDLAREVANEGDAMVAGGVSQTPSYLSCKSEAEVKGIFKRQLNVFVKKNVDFMIAEYFEHVEEAEWAVQVLKTSGKPVCASLCIGPDGDLNGVSPGDCAVRLVKAGANIVGINCHFDPMTCVKTVKMMKEGVERAGLKAHYMVQPLAYHTPDCNCQGFIDLPEFPFGLEPRILTRWDMHKYAREAFNVGIRFIGGCCGFEPYHIRAVAEELATERGYLPPASVKHGNWGAGLEMHTKPWVRARARRDYWEKLKPASGRPKCPAMSTLTAGVSPKAMLT, encoded by the exons ATGGCACCCGCTGGAGCTAAGAGG AACATTCTGGAGCGCCTGGATGCAGGCGAAATTGTCATCGGGGATGGGGGCTTCGTATTCGCTCTGGAGAAGAGGGGATACGTGAAGGCGGGTCCCTGGACTCCTGAGGCCGCCGCAGAGCATCCTGAGGCTG TGCGACAGCTGCACCGTGAGTTCCTGCGGTCGGGGTCAAATGTCATGCAGACCTTCACCTTCTACGCCAGTGACGATAAGCTGGAGAACAGGGGTAATGCTCAGCGCTTCACA GGTGCGCAAATCAACGAGGCTGCCTGTGACCTGGCCAGAGAGGTGGCCAATGAGGGTGACGCGATGGTGGCAGGTGGGGTCTCCCAGACCCCCTCATACCTGAGCTGCAAGAGTGAGGCTGAGGTCAAGGGTATCTTCAAGAGGCAGCTCAATGTCTTTGTCAAGAAGAATGTGGATTTCATGATTGCAGAG tACTTTGAGCATGTGGAGGAGGCAGAGTGGGCCGTGCAGGTGCTGAAAACCTCCGGGAAGCCAGTATGTGCCTCCCTGTGCATCGGCCCTGATGGAGACCTCAACGGTGTCAGCCCTGGGGATTGTGCTGTCAGGCTGGTCAAAGCTG GAGCCAATATTGTTGGCATCAACTGCCACTTTGACCCCATGACCTGTGTGAAGACTGTGAAGATGATgaaagagggagtggagagggcagGGCTGAAGGCTCACTACATGGTGCAGCCTCTGGCCTACCACACGCCTGACTGCAACTGCCAGGGATTCATCGATCTGCCAGAATTCCCCTTCg GTCTGGAGCCCAGGATTCTGACCAGGTGGGACATGCACAAGTACGCCAGAGAGGCCTTCAACGTTGGCATCCGTTTCATCGGTGGCTGCTGCGGCTTCGAGCCCTACCACATCAGGGCTGTGGCTGAGGAGCTGGCCACAGAGAGAGGCTACCTGCCCCCTGCCTCCGTCAAGCACGGCAACTGGGGTGCTGGCTTGGAGATGCACACCAAGCCCTGGGTCCGCGCCAG GGCCCGCCGTGACTACTGGGAGAAGCTGAAGCCAGCATCCGGCCGTCCCAAGTGTCCCGCCATGTCCACCCTGACAGCTGGGGTGTCACCAAAGGCCATGCTGACCTGA